Proteins encoded within one genomic window of Bacillus thuringiensis:
- a CDS encoding L,D-transpeptidase family protein gives MNNNTVNESVEEVEKKRVRSKKRFTNWKLIAAGGGVIALLLGGMSYYQATHFNSNVTINDTKVGGLSADQAIQKLKTAGLANKVYIDQQQILDEQETKTELTEKDSPQVKKLLKSQWTFFPSSKKKDYSLLPEKAEQYRSETMKKLVEEKLVSMNTQLKEPQDAMAKLEQGKVVISKSVDGKQYDVTSLLKEYDKQKHKSEIHLKSAYIQPIKEDDPIIKKEEKALQSLLGQSVDYKVQDEVYALKAKDLIQNASMSKDMKVTIDASDIKNKITEINKAKSTLHKDFAFKTHSGSVISVKGQGYGWALDVEKETKQVQQAFEKGEKSLSASNIHGNGWEKEGIGYKTTSNNGIGDTYAEVSIADQQIWIYKDGKLVVTTNVVTGKHSTGEDTSPGVWYVLYKRTPYTLRGSAVGKADYAVKVDYWVPFTNSGQGFHDAGWRKDWGNNAYLTGGSGGCVNLLPNVAKTVYDSLNTYDPVIVY, from the coding sequence ATGAACAACAATACAGTAAATGAATCTGTTGAAGAAGTTGAGAAAAAACGGGTAAGATCCAAAAAACGTTTTACAAATTGGAAGCTTATCGCAGCAGGTGGCGGTGTAATTGCACTTCTCCTTGGAGGAATGAGCTATTATCAGGCAACTCACTTCAATTCTAATGTTACGATTAATGATACAAAAGTCGGTGGTTTGAGCGCTGATCAGGCAATACAGAAATTAAAAACAGCTGGATTAGCAAACAAAGTCTATATTGATCAACAACAAATTTTAGATGAACAAGAGACAAAGACGGAACTGACGGAAAAAGATTCGCCACAAGTTAAGAAACTATTAAAAAGCCAGTGGACATTTTTCCCTTCTTCAAAGAAAAAAGATTATTCATTGCTACCAGAAAAGGCAGAGCAGTATCGTAGTGAAACGATGAAAAAACTTGTAGAAGAAAAGCTTGTTTCTATGAATACACAATTAAAAGAGCCTCAAGATGCTATGGCGAAGCTTGAACAAGGAAAAGTTGTTATCTCGAAGAGCGTTGATGGGAAACAGTATGACGTTACGAGTTTACTAAAAGAGTATGATAAGCAGAAGCATAAAAGCGAAATTCACCTAAAGTCTGCATACATACAGCCTATTAAAGAAGACGATCCGATTATCAAAAAAGAAGAAAAGGCATTACAGAGTCTTCTTGGGCAGTCTGTTGATTATAAAGTGCAGGATGAAGTGTATGCATTAAAAGCGAAAGATTTAATTCAAAATGCCTCTATGTCAAAGGATATGAAAGTGACAATCGATGCGAGCGATATTAAGAATAAGATTACTGAAATTAATAAGGCTAAATCTACATTACATAAAGACTTCGCTTTTAAAACACATTCTGGTTCGGTCATATCAGTAAAAGGACAAGGATACGGCTGGGCATTAGATGTTGAAAAAGAGACAAAACAAGTTCAACAAGCCTTTGAGAAAGGCGAAAAATCACTTTCTGCTTCTAATATTCACGGAAATGGTTGGGAGAAGGAAGGTATCGGTTATAAAACAACATCGAATAATGGCATCGGAGACACATATGCAGAAGTTTCAATTGCGGATCAGCAAATTTGGATTTATAAAGATGGGAAATTAGTCGTTACAACAAATGTAGTAACGGGTAAACATAGCACGGGTGAAGATACATCACCAGGTGTGTGGTACGTCCTATACAAACGAACACCATACACGCTAAGAGGTAGCGCAGTAGGTAAAGCTGATTATGCAGTTAAAGTAGATTACTGGGTTCCATTCACAAATAGCGGTCAAGGATTCCACGATGCCGGCTGGCGAAAAGACTGGGGAAATAATGCTTATTTAACAGGGGGATCAGGCGGGTGTGTGAACCTTCTTCCTAATGTTGCAAAAACTGTGTATGATAGTCTGAACACGTATGATCCAGTTATCGTGTACTAG
- a CDS encoding D-cysteine desulfhydrase produces the protein MNLAKFPRKKYTESYTPIEKLNNFSEALGGPTIYFKRDDLLGLTAGGNKTRKLEFLVADAQAKGADTLITAGGIQSNHCRLTLAAAVKEKMKCILVLEEGLEPEEKPDFNGNYFLYHLLGAENVIVVRNGADLMEEMHKVAKEVSEKGNTPYVIPVGGSNPTGAMGYIACAQEIMAQSFDQGIDFSSVVCVSGSGGMHAGLITGFAGTQSHIPVIGINVSRGKAEQEEKVAKLVEETSAHVGIPNFIPREAVTCFDEYVGPGYALPTPEMVEAVQLLAKTEGILLDPVYTGKAVAGLIDLIRKGTFSKEDNILFVHSGGSPALYANTSLFV, from the coding sequence ATGAATTTAGCTAAATTCCCAAGAAAAAAATATACAGAGTCATATACACCAATTGAAAAGTTAAATAATTTTTCTGAGGCACTTGGTGGGCCGACTATTTATTTTAAACGAGATGATTTACTTGGTTTAACAGCTGGTGGTAATAAGACGAGAAAGTTAGAGTTTCTAGTTGCAGATGCACAGGCAAAGGGTGCAGATACGTTAATTACAGCTGGTGGTATTCAGTCAAATCATTGCCGCCTGACACTGGCAGCGGCGGTAAAAGAAAAAATGAAATGTATCCTTGTATTAGAAGAAGGGCTTGAGCCAGAAGAGAAGCCAGATTTTAACGGAAACTATTTCTTATATCATTTATTAGGTGCTGAAAATGTAATTGTTGTACGAAATGGAGCAGATCTTATGGAAGAGATGCATAAAGTAGCGAAAGAAGTTAGTGAAAAAGGGAATACACCATATGTCATTCCAGTTGGTGGATCAAATCCTACTGGCGCAATGGGATACATTGCTTGTGCGCAAGAAATTATGGCGCAATCATTTGACCAAGGAATTGATTTCAGTTCAGTCGTTTGCGTAAGTGGTAGCGGCGGTATGCACGCTGGTTTAATTACAGGTTTTGCTGGAACACAAAGTCACATTCCTGTAATCGGAATCAACGTAAGTAGAGGGAAAGCAGAACAAGAAGAGAAAGTAGCCAAACTTGTAGAGGAAACGTCAGCTCACGTTGGTATTCCGAACTTTATCCCACGCGAAGCTGTTACATGCTTTGATGAATATGTAGGACCAGGTTATGCGTTACCAACACCAGAAATGGTGGAGGCAGTGCAGCTGTTAGCGAAAACAGAAGGTATTTTACTGGATCCAGTGTATACAGGTAAAGCGGTAGCGGGATTAATCGATTTAATTAGAAAAGGTACATTTAGTAAAGAAGACAACATTTTATTCGTACATTCAGGTGGTTCACCAGCTTTATATGCGAATACGTCTTTATTTGTGTAA
- a CDS encoding NAD-dependent epimerase/dehydratase family protein: MKMLVTGGTGFLGQKLAFRLKNMGYEVTATGRNKTIGKVLEQNGIEFVHCPLEDRERVLKVCKDKDYIFHSGALSSPWGKYEDFYNANVLGTKHIIEGSQKYGIKRLIHVSTPSIYFYYDERQNVVENAKLPDTFVNHYATTKYMAEQAIDQAFAHGLPVITIRPRALFGPGDNAILPRLIKVCEKGALPRIGTEDVLVDITYVENVVDALLLCMHSPKHTLGQKYNITNDERVNLYEVIENVMKRLDKEVKYKKISYKTAFSLAAILEGISKTILFGKEPILTKYTVSVLSKSQTLNIDKAKEELGYAPKISIEEGITKFVDWWKIQ; encoded by the coding sequence ATGAAAATGCTAGTAACTGGTGGAACGGGCTTTCTAGGACAAAAACTCGCCTTTCGACTGAAGAATATGGGCTATGAAGTAACGGCAACGGGAAGAAATAAAACAATCGGTAAGGTATTAGAACAAAATGGAATCGAGTTTGTTCATTGTCCTCTTGAGGACAGGGAGCGTGTGCTAAAAGTTTGTAAAGATAAAGATTATATCTTTCATAGCGGTGCACTTTCTTCCCCTTGGGGCAAATATGAAGATTTTTATAATGCAAATGTGTTAGGAACGAAACATATTATCGAGGGAAGTCAAAAATACGGTATAAAACGCCTTATCCACGTATCAACACCAAGTATTTATTTTTATTATGATGAGCGACAAAATGTAGTAGAAAATGCGAAACTTCCTGATACGTTTGTAAATCATTATGCAACAACGAAGTACATGGCTGAACAAGCTATTGATCAAGCTTTCGCACATGGTTTACCAGTTATCACAATACGCCCGCGCGCTTTATTCGGACCAGGAGATAATGCGATTCTTCCACGGCTTATTAAAGTATGTGAAAAGGGTGCTTTACCGAGAATTGGTACTGAAGATGTTCTTGTAGATATTACGTATGTTGAGAATGTGGTAGATGCTTTACTTCTTTGTATGCATTCCCCAAAACATACATTAGGGCAAAAGTACAATATAACAAATGACGAGCGTGTAAATTTATATGAAGTCATAGAAAATGTAATGAAGCGTCTTGATAAGGAAGTAAAATATAAAAAAATTTCCTACAAAACCGCATTTTCACTAGCTGCTATACTAGAAGGAATCTCAAAAACTATTTTATTCGGAAAAGAACCTATTCTCACAAAATATACCGTTAGTGTCCTTTCAAAAAGCCAGACATTAAATATTGATAAAGCTAAAGAAGAACTAGGATATGCTCCAAAAATCAGTATAGAAGAAGGAATTACAAAATTTGTAGACTGGTGGAAAATACAATGA
- a CDS encoding DUF4073 domain-containing protein, which produces MKKAVASLAVMAALLTTFSAHAEGKEQVRKSATTFNVISDIQGDLGDFDHVLKDMNKVTPLSRALIMNGDITPTGQQSQYDDVKRVLNKNKHPENVWSTVGNHEFYAGKWTAEGKLSQSTWPNGVTEETLFGRYLQFSGQEKVYHKKELDGYPLLFLGTEKYMKYHDSKMWDEVYMSDEQLGWLKQNLEEYSQKDKNKPIFIFSHHVLPDTVSGSRQSPYLQDYLNVDKLYDILKDYPQVVFFTSHTHWDLNLPDWAGKKKIAGGDEKGFTVVNTGGIETGWMSAGPNGGEKTAPDGYSFKQGLQIKAYGNDVIVTAYDYKRDKDIKKLLISDSKVAQMAPNVTADDSKNVIVGATEYMEYSIEGTNEWHTYNPGNPPKFDGDKIVYVRHKGEMNLQPGLTQLLRFSVNK; this is translated from the coding sequence ATGAAAAAGGCAGTTGCTTCGTTAGCGGTTATGGCGGCGTTATTAACGACATTTTCAGCACATGCGGAAGGGAAAGAGCAAGTTCGAAAATCAGCTACAACTTTTAACGTTATTAGTGACATTCAAGGGGATTTAGGAGATTTTGATCACGTATTAAAAGATATGAACAAAGTGACACCACTTTCTAGAGCGCTTATTATGAATGGGGATATAACGCCAACGGGACAACAGTCACAATATGATGATGTGAAGCGTGTGTTAAATAAAAATAAGCATCCAGAAAATGTATGGTCAACTGTTGGGAATCATGAGTTTTATGCTGGTAAATGGACAGCTGAGGGGAAGCTCTCTCAAAGTACATGGCCTAATGGTGTAACGGAAGAAACGCTATTTGGTCGCTACTTACAATTTAGCGGACAAGAAAAGGTATATCATAAAAAAGAATTAGACGGTTATCCGCTTCTATTTTTAGGAACTGAAAAATATATGAAATACCACGATTCAAAAATGTGGGATGAAGTATATATGAGTGATGAGCAACTAGGTTGGTTAAAACAAAATTTAGAAGAGTACAGCCAAAAAGATAAAAATAAACCAATTTTCATTTTCTCTCATCACGTTTTACCTGATACTGTGTCTGGATCAAGACAATCACCATATTTACAAGACTATTTAAACGTGGATAAATTGTACGATATATTAAAAGACTATCCGCAGGTCGTTTTCTTTACAAGTCATACGCATTGGGATTTAAACTTACCGGACTGGGCTGGTAAAAAGAAGATTGCAGGTGGAGATGAAAAAGGATTTACAGTTGTAAATACGGGCGGAATTGAAACGGGCTGGATGTCGGCTGGACCAAATGGCGGAGAGAAGACTGCTCCGGATGGATATTCATTTAAACAAGGACTACAAATAAAAGCATACGGTAACGATGTAATCGTAACAGCTTATGATTATAAACGTGATAAAGATATTAAAAAATTATTAATTAGCGATTCGAAAGTTGCACAAATGGCACCAAATGTTACAGCAGATGACAGTAAAAACGTAATCGTCGGTGCAACAGAATACATGGAGTATTCTATAGAAGGAACGAATGAGTGGCATACGTATAATCCAGGGAATCCTCCGAAATTTGATGGGGACAAAATTGTATACGTACGCCATAAGGGGGAAATGAATTTACAGCCGGGATTAACGCAGCTACTTCGTTTTTCTGTAAATAAGTGA
- a CDS encoding MBL fold metallo-hydrolase has product MKIKSLKLYDTGYCTHPEKIAYSKGSWKQICFPATVGLLEHPELGYILFDTGYAGHFKEATKKFPYSVYAKLTPVHFTEEQSIKQQLLLDGIQPEEIKYIILSHFHGDHTAGLPDFPKAKILTFAKAYEDIKKRSKFGALLKGCLKDTLPMDLEKRMSFIDQTPSLNLPSTYGKFEEGYDVFEDGSLFAVDLTGHATGQFGLFVHLQSNKIVFLCADAVWLSKTYQNLVFPSKIANLLTSDPKSYRKNIEKLHHLSQTSPEIEIVPTHCEHTWDKIKAGVYYE; this is encoded by the coding sequence ATGAAAATCAAATCTTTAAAGCTATATGATACAGGATATTGCACACATCCAGAAAAAATTGCATACTCCAAAGGCAGTTGGAAACAAATATGCTTTCCTGCTACAGTAGGGTTACTTGAGCATCCAGAATTAGGATATATTTTATTTGATACTGGATATGCGGGACATTTTAAAGAGGCGACAAAAAAATTTCCTTACTCTGTATATGCAAAACTTACGCCTGTTCATTTTACGGAAGAGCAATCTATTAAACAGCAACTTCTTCTTGATGGTATTCAGCCAGAAGAAATTAAATATATTATTCTTTCTCATTTTCATGGCGATCATACTGCTGGTTTACCTGACTTTCCAAAAGCGAAAATACTAACCTTCGCAAAAGCTTATGAGGATATTAAAAAGAGAAGTAAATTTGGTGCTCTATTAAAGGGGTGTCTAAAAGATACACTGCCGATGGATTTAGAGAAAAGAATGTCATTCATTGATCAAACTCCATCCCTTAACTTACCTTCTACATATGGAAAGTTTGAGGAGGGGTATGATGTATTTGAGGATGGCTCATTATTTGCCGTTGACTTAACAGGACATGCAACGGGACAATTTGGTCTATTCGTTCATTTACAGAGTAATAAAATTGTCTTTCTTTGTGCAGACGCAGTTTGGCTAAGTAAAACGTATCAAAACCTTGTCTTTCCTAGTAAGATTGCCAATCTTTTAACGAGCGATCCAAAATCTTACCGGAAGAATATTGAGAAGTTACACCATTTATCACAAACATCACCTGAGATTGAAATTGTACCCACTCATTGTGAACATACATGGGATAAAATTAAAGCAGGGGTGTACTATGAATAA
- a CDS encoding F390 synthetase-related protein: protein MNKLRILKQYLKTKYGLRFSNRKQLEQFHKQQIEKQLLFTIEASPFYRQLYKPFLHEIQKGNLSALPIIDKEVMMEHFDTLNTVHISKEEAFHIAFEAEKTRNFSPTIRNITVGLSSGTSGNRGVFLVSEEEQTLWAGSIIGKVLPSSILHKHTIAFFLRANSNLYEATKNKRISFHFFDLLDSFQQHITRLNEVKPSILIAPPSMLRKIAYWQQEGLITICPKKIISVAEVLEDIDRDFISATFKQTVHQVYQCTEGFLATTCKQGTLHMNEDLVHIEKEYLDQEKGIFVPIITDFMRKTQPIIRYRLNDILIEKKTPCSCGSPFLALERIDGRCDDIFIGISEVDHSEIFIFPDFIRRAILFASSEIQEFKVIQHNVDKIEIKLKALPENLELCQSKVMQELHTLWSTKKCAIPHFFFSHYDIQVYDKKLKRIESFVRCGEHK from the coding sequence ATGAATAAACTACGGATTCTCAAGCAATACTTGAAAACAAAATATGGCTTGAGATTTTCAAATCGCAAACAATTGGAACAGTTTCATAAACAACAAATAGAAAAACAACTTTTGTTCACGATAGAGGCGTCGCCTTTTTATCGCCAGTTATATAAGCCGTTTTTACATGAAATTCAAAAGGGAAATTTGTCTGCACTCCCGATTATTGATAAAGAAGTAATGATGGAACATTTTGATACATTAAATACAGTCCATATTTCAAAGGAAGAAGCGTTTCATATAGCATTTGAAGCAGAGAAGACCCGGAATTTCTCACCAACCATTCGTAATATAACTGTCGGTTTATCATCAGGCACTAGTGGAAATCGCGGGGTTTTTCTCGTTTCCGAGGAAGAACAAACGTTGTGGGCTGGCTCGATTATTGGAAAGGTGCTTCCTTCTAGCATTCTACATAAACACACGATTGCTTTTTTCTTACGTGCAAATAGCAATTTATACGAAGCGACAAAAAATAAGCGAATCTCATTTCATTTTTTTGATTTACTAGATTCGTTTCAACAGCATATCACGCGATTAAATGAAGTAAAGCCATCTATTTTAATCGCACCTCCGTCTATGTTACGGAAAATCGCTTACTGGCAGCAAGAAGGCCTGATTACAATTTGTCCTAAGAAAATTATCTCTGTAGCAGAAGTGCTTGAAGATATTGATAGAGACTTTATTTCTGCAACTTTCAAGCAGACAGTACACCAAGTTTACCAATGTACAGAAGGTTTTCTTGCTACCACCTGCAAGCAGGGGACATTACACATGAATGAAGACCTCGTTCATATTGAAAAAGAATACTTAGATCAAGAGAAAGGGATATTCGTTCCCATTATTACTGATTTCATGAGGAAAACACAGCCGATTATACGATATCGTCTCAATGACATATTAATTGAGAAAAAGACGCCGTGCAGCTGTGGCTCACCTTTCTTAGCATTAGAACGTATTGATGGTCGATGTGATGATATATTTATTGGAATAAGTGAAGTGGATCATAGCGAAATATTTATTTTTCCAGATTTCATTAGAAGAGCAATTTTGTTTGCATCTAGTGAAATTCAAGAATTTAAAGTAATACAGCACAACGTAGATAAAATTGAAATTAAACTTAAAGCACTACCTGAAAATCTCGAATTATGTCAATCAAAGGTAATGCAAGAATTACATACACTATGGTCTACGAAAAAGTGTGCTATACCACATTTTTTCTTTTCACATTACGATATTCAAGTATATGATAAAAAATTAAAAAGAATAGAAAGTTTTGTAAGGTGTGGTGAACATAAATGA
- a CDS encoding ATP-grasp domain-containing protein, with the protein MNTKKTVLLTGARAPATLHLCRLFHNAGHTVIIADSIPYPLSKVSKSTDYFYEIPSPKWKTNESIRALLSIIQHHNVDLLIPTCEEVFYISKYKEELSAYCHVLVDDFQKLSFLHNKWEFIQFVANLGWQVPTTYRINNEEAIRSMMHKTPAHTPFVLKPIYSRFSDKVEFITKEDALKESVIHKPNYIMQEFIQGTQHCSYSIAQSGEVLAHSTYKTEFTAGLGATIAFQHMNHPKIDQFVTHVVKELNFSGQIAFDFIVTENGDAIPIECNPRTTSGLHLFDEEILPAFFYEKVNNSFIPKQNSECAIRLAMLLYGFPYLKSKQKRKRWLKVLCSYPDIVYRHNDWKPFFYQFFSMYKLWRESYKHERTILEQTTYDISWDGEDL; encoded by the coding sequence TTGAATACTAAGAAAACAGTATTACTTACAGGGGCACGTGCACCAGCAACTCTCCATTTATGCAGACTGTTTCATAACGCTGGACATACCGTTATTATTGCAGATAGTATTCCGTATCCGTTAAGTAAAGTTTCCAAGAGTACGGATTACTTTTATGAAATTCCATCTCCAAAGTGGAAAACAAATGAAAGTATTCGTGCGCTACTATCCATTATTCAACATCACAATGTAGATTTGCTTATTCCAACTTGTGAAGAAGTATTTTATATATCTAAATATAAAGAGGAATTAAGTGCATATTGTCATGTATTAGTAGATGATTTTCAAAAACTTTCATTCCTGCATAATAAGTGGGAGTTTATTCAGTTCGTAGCGAATTTAGGGTGGCAAGTACCTACAACATATAGAATAAATAATGAAGAAGCGATAAGGTCAATGATGCACAAAACACCAGCTCATACTCCTTTTGTATTAAAGCCGATTTACTCCCGGTTTTCTGATAAAGTGGAATTTATTACAAAAGAGGATGCTTTAAAAGAAAGCGTGATACATAAGCCGAATTATATTATGCAAGAGTTTATACAAGGGACGCAGCATTGTTCCTATAGTATTGCACAATCTGGGGAAGTGTTAGCTCACTCTACGTATAAAACGGAATTCACGGCAGGCTTAGGTGCTACCATTGCGTTTCAGCATATGAATCATCCTAAAATTGACCAGTTTGTTACGCATGTTGTAAAAGAGCTAAATTTCTCAGGACAAATTGCCTTTGATTTTATCGTTACAGAGAATGGAGATGCGATTCCAATTGAATGTAATCCACGTACTACAAGTGGATTACATTTATTCGATGAGGAAATATTGCCCGCTTTTTTTTATGAAAAAGTAAACAATTCATTCATTCCAAAACAAAATTCGGAGTGTGCAATTCGGTTAGCGATGCTTCTATATGGATTTCCTTATTTAAAAAGTAAACAAAAACGTAAGCGATGGTTAAAAGTTCTATGCTCTTATCCAGATATCGTTTATCGTCACAATGATTGGAAACCATTTTTTTATCAGTTTTTTAGCATGTATAAATTATGGCGTGAAAGTTATAAACATGAACGGACTATTTTAGAGCAAACAACATATGACATATCGTGGGATGGTGAAGATTTATGA
- a CDS encoding serine hydrolase domain-containing protein, with amino-acid sequence MKNSQKALIICKSILCLIICILITHEAWFTNVVRAESGTLTDRSIEDFKKKMDEQVPKWQENYNVPGVAIGIVHEGHIAYTLNYGYVDKKIKKAVSDDTLFQAGSISKNLTAWGILHLVDEGRLTLDDPAGKFLTKWKLPNSEFNNNEVTIRRLLSHTAGLAAHKGYLGVAPGKQLDSIEESLSGKGWLNEPVEITNKPGSETIYSGGGYTILQLVIEEVTGIPFDRYMEEQIMKPLGMKSSSFLQRPENHNLSKAYGYFGEELPSYQFTEQAAAGLKTNVTDMMTLILASMEANNKGNGVIKSERVEEMQKPVLGENGLGIFEKKLSNQWKLLYHSGDNRGWHSFYGFIPNTKDGLVILTNGEGGIDLRQDIYHAWIEYETGKLPESHFALAEQRKSNSIISIVIGAILSVYLLLFVIRLYKGRRTFILKQEKKSYIGLVVRTFLLVITAVLVFCAAYLWRVFSLNSGNTINFILIMAWIITLLISGFFPKIKSNKKQRMKLRDLTSKFTFM; translated from the coding sequence ATGAAGAATAGTCAAAAAGCATTGATAATATGCAAAAGTATTTTATGTTTAATCATTTGCATATTGATTACGCATGAAGCATGGTTTACAAATGTGGTGAGGGCAGAATCGGGCACGTTGACTGATAGGAGTATAGAGGATTTCAAGAAAAAGATGGATGAACAGGTACCAAAATGGCAGGAAAATTATAATGTACCAGGGGTTGCAATAGGGATTGTACATGAGGGGCATATTGCTTATACACTTAACTACGGTTATGTAGACAAAAAGATAAAAAAAGCGGTGAGTGATGATACATTGTTTCAAGCTGGTTCCATATCTAAAAACCTTACAGCGTGGGGAATCTTGCATCTTGTAGATGAAGGTCGTTTAACACTAGATGATCCCGCTGGAAAATTTCTAACCAAATGGAAATTACCTAATTCAGAGTTTAATAATAATGAAGTAACCATAAGAAGATTGTTAAGTCATACTGCAGGGCTAGCTGCACATAAAGGATACCTCGGGGTTGCACCAGGGAAACAACTTGACTCTATTGAGGAGTCTCTGTCTGGAAAAGGATGGCTTAATGAACCAGTGGAGATTACTAATAAACCAGGTTCAGAAACAATTTACTCTGGTGGCGGATATACAATTTTACAACTTGTAATTGAAGAAGTTACCGGAATACCGTTTGATCGTTATATGGAAGAACAAATTATGAAACCTTTAGGAATGAAATCTAGTTCATTCTTACAACGTCCTGAAAACCATAACCTTTCAAAAGCTTATGGATATTTTGGAGAGGAGCTCCCTAGTTACCAATTTACCGAACAGGCTGCTGCAGGTCTTAAGACAAATGTTACCGATATGATGACATTGATACTTGCAAGTATGGAGGCAAATAATAAAGGGAATGGTGTCATCAAAAGTGAACGTGTTGAGGAAATGCAAAAGCCGGTATTAGGGGAGAATGGTTTAGGTATATTTGAAAAAAAACTATCTAATCAATGGAAATTACTTTATCATTCTGGTGACAATCGAGGCTGGCATTCTTTTTATGGTTTCATTCCTAATACAAAGGATGGATTGGTAATCCTTACAAATGGTGAAGGTGGTATAGACTTACGACAGGATATTTACCACGCATGGATTGAATATGAAACGGGAAAATTACCTGAAAGTCATTTCGCTCTAGCTGAGCAGAGAAAAAGTAATTCCATTATATCAATTGTTATTGGAGCCATACTTAGTGTATATTTGCTGTTATTTGTAATTAGATTGTACAAAGGTAGAAGAACTTTCATTCTTAAACAAGAGAAGAAATCTTACATCGGATTAGTAGTTAGGACATTTTTACTTGTTATTACTGCTGTACTCGTTTTTTGTGCTGCCTATTTGTGGAGAGTTTTCAGTTTGAATTCCGGTAATACAATAAATTTTATTCTAATAATGGCATGGATTATAACTCTATTAATTAGTGGATTTTTCCCGAAAATTAAAAGTAATAAAAAACAACGTATGAAACTAAGAGATTTAACATCAAAATTTACATTTATGTAA
- a CDS encoding helix-turn-helix transcriptional regulator, with protein sequence MLHNKIVVCRAEKGWTQEELATRVGVSRQTIATLEKNKYNPSLILAFKIANAFEKPLTDVFDYLEE encoded by the coding sequence TTGTTGCATAATAAAATTGTAGTTTGTCGAGCAGAAAAAGGTTGGACCCAAGAAGAACTGGCAACAAGAGTGGGAGTTAGTCGTCAAACTATCGCTACTCTTGAAAAGAATAAATATAACCCTTCTCTAATTCTTGCCTTTAAAATCGCAAATGCATTTGAAAAGCCGTTAACCGACGTATTTGATTATCTAGAGGAGTGA
- a CDS encoding LysE family translocator: protein MYGIINYEVFLLTGILLNLIPGADTMYIVGRSISQGRKAGVYSVFGIITGSLVHTLLVAFGLSIILTKSIVLFNTIKVIGVIYLVYLGIKMILDKTNVAFQASSNKLNIRKIYLQGLLTSLTNPKVSLFFIAFLPQFIDTKASSPMPFIILGITFTVTGLLWCLFVAYFSSYVTKKLRGNQKVGMILNKVTGLIFIGMGLKLLQTKAPQ from the coding sequence ATGTACGGTATTATTAATTACGAAGTGTTTTTACTAACAGGAATTTTATTAAATCTAATTCCTGGTGCAGACACCATGTATATTGTGGGAAGAAGTATTTCACAAGGTAGAAAAGCAGGTGTGTATTCTGTTTTTGGTATTATTACTGGTTCTTTAGTTCATACGTTATTGGTTGCTTTTGGTTTATCTATTATACTTACAAAATCAATTGTTTTATTTAACACTATTAAGGTTATAGGTGTTATCTATCTTGTATATTTAGGAATTAAAATGATACTTGATAAGACAAATGTAGCTTTTCAAGCCTCATCCAATAAATTGAACATTAGAAAGATATATTTACAAGGACTTTTAACAAGTCTTACGAATCCAAAAGTCTCTTTATTCTTTATTGCGTTTCTTCCGCAATTTATAGATACAAAGGCTTCAAGTCCTATGCCTTTTATCATTTTAGGAATTACTTTTACAGTAACTGGACTATTGTGGTGTTTATTTGTTGCTTATTTCTCTTCCTATGTCACAAAAAAATTAAGAGGAAATCAAAAGGTAGGAATGATTCTAAATAAAGTAACAGGACTGATTTTTATTGGGATGGGGTTAAAGTTGCTTCAAACGAAGGCTCCTCAATAA